A genomic segment from Amphiprion ocellaris isolate individual 3 ecotype Okinawa chromosome 17, ASM2253959v1, whole genome shotgun sequence encodes:
- the shc3 gene encoding SHC-transforming protein 3 isoform X1, whose translation MLHRTKYNRFRNESVTSVDELLHGLSMNPKVSATPQSAAETSYTPPTEVQPSSTTTSSSTPTSHGSDHLEDGGTTLCTLINKVSSLKFSNSGSLLGIKGLPSAVKDLAVSKLQGGGGSGSGSSSGQSPSASAAAAAAASGVGGSLCSSASHSSPCSQLEPAVSMSKKSRLDELQPSGEDWNSGGGGGLVSKPSRGWLHSNEKISGPGVTYIVKYLGCIEVLRSMRSLDFTTRSQITREAISLVCEAVPGTKGALRKRKPPSKALSSILGKSNLQFAGMSINLNISTSSLNLMTPDCKQIIANHHMQSISFASGGDPDTTDYVAYVAKDPVNRRACHILECSDGLAQDVISTIGQAFDLRFQQYLQCPSTKLSSTHDRVLNMEELPWTEEEEESAEHPYYNNIPGKMPPPGGFIDTRLTNQNAATDGCQQMGPGSVDQTYYQGRHCENWGDDRRAFFMQQGSFDINSLPESKSQAPKTGEMPTYVNTQQIDAQVLAALQAEAENVTKGMAAAAKESPQKDLFDMKPFEDAIQSQSQPPSLGQVQSQMSGLHKAASVDNSSPLLVRSLAFRAQEELEGQTWYHGKMSRRDAEKLLRDDGDFLVRKSTTNPGSYVLTGMHNGLAKHLLLVDPEGTVRTKDHVFDSISHLIGHHRDNSLPIVSAGSELCLLQPVGRKQ comes from the exons ATGCTTCACCGTACCAAATACAACCGCTTCAGGAATGAGTCAGTAACATCCGTCGATGAGCTTCTCCACGGCCTGTCCATGAACCCCAAGGTCTCGGCCACCCCCCAGTCTGCAGCCGAGACATCTTACACACCCCCGACTGAGGTTCagccctcctccaccaccacttCTTCCAGCACCCCCACCAGCCACGGCTCTGACCACCTGGAAGATGGAGGCACCACCCTCTGTACCCTCATCAACAAGGTGTCCAGCCTGAAATTCAGCAACTCAGGCAGCTTGCTCGGCATCAAGGGTCTGCCCTCGGCAGTCAAGGACCTGGCTGTGTCTAAGCTGCAGGGGGGTGGGGGATCAGGCTCGGGCAGCTCCAGTGGCCAGAGCCCCAGCGCAtcggcagcggcagcggcagcagccTCTGGTGTGGGCGGCTCTTTGTGCAGCTCGGCCTCCCATTCAAGCCCCTGCTCGCAGCTAGAGCCAGCTGTTAGCATGAGCAAGAAGAGCAGGCTGGATGAGCTCCAGCCCAGCGGAGAGGACTGGAAttcaggtggaggtggtggactGGTGAGCAAACCCTCCAGAGGATGGCTACACTCAAACGAGAAGATCTCTGGTCCAGGAGTGACATACATAGTGAAG TATCTGGGTTGTATAGAAGTCCTTCGGTCGATGAGATCCCTGGATTTTACCACGAGGTCACAAATAACAAG GGAAGCCATCAGCCTGGTGTGTGAGGCTGTTCCAGGGACCAAAGGAGCACTGCGAAAGAGAAAG CCACCATCCAAAGCTTTGTCCAGCATTTTGGGGAAAAGTAATCTGCAGTTTGCTGGTATGTCAATCAACCTAAATATCTCCACCAGTAGTCTCAACCTGATGACCCCCGACTGCAAGCAG ATCATAGCCAACCATCACATGCAGTCCATCTCCTTTGCATCAGGTGGAGACCCT GACACAACAGATTATGTTGCCTATGTAGCAAAGGACCCTGTTAACAGAAGAG CATGTCACATCCTGGAGTGCTCTGATGGACTTGCCCAGGACGTCATCAGCACCATCGGCCAGGCCTTTGACCTTCGCTTCCAGCAGTACCTGCAGTGTCCCTCAACCAAGCTGTCCTCCACACATGACAG GGTATTAAACATGGAGGAGTTGCCGTggacagaggaagaggaggagtcaGCAGAGCATCCTTACTATAACAACATCCCCGGCAAGATGCCTCCCCCTGGAGGCTTCATCGACACCCGGCTGACCAATCAGAATGCAGCAACAGATGGCTGCCAG CAGATGGGTCCAGGATCAGTGGATCAGACATATTACCAAGGGCGGCATTGTGAAAACTGGGGAGATGATAGAAGGGCCTTCTTCATGCAACAGG GATCATTTGATATAAACAGTCTACCAGAGAGTAAAAGCCAGGCACCAAAAACCGGAGAGATGCCCACGTATGTGAACACGCAGCAGATTGATGCCCAGGTGCTCGCAGCGCTCCAGGCAGAGGCAGAAAACGTGACGAAGGGCATGGCAGCCGCCGCCAAGGAGAGCCCACAGAAGGACCTGTTTGACATGA AGCCCTTCGAAGATGCCATTCAGTCCCAGTCTCAGCCTCCCTCCCTGGGGCAGGTGCAGTCACAGATGTCGGGTCTCCACAAGGCGGCGTCCGTGGACAACTCAAGCCCTCTTCTTGTGCGCTCGCTGGCCTTCCGGGcgcaggaggagctggagggcCAGACGTGGTACCACGGCAAAATGAGTCGCCGCGATGCTGAGAAACTGCTGAGAGACGATGGGGATTTCCTCGTCCGTAAGAGCACTACCAACCCAGGGTCCTACGTACTGACGGGCATGCACAATGGACTTGCCAAACACCTGCTGCTGGTGGACCCTGAGGGAACG GTACGGACAAAAGATCATGTATTTGACAGCATTAGCCACCTTATTGGGCATCACCGTGACAACAGTCTGCCGATCGTGTCAGCCGGGAGTGAACTGTGTCTCCTGCAGCCTGTTGGAAGGAAACAGTGA
- the shc3 gene encoding SHC-transforming protein 3 isoform X2 — MLHRTKYNRFRNESVTSVDELLHGLSMNPKVSATPQSAAETSYTPPTEVQPSSTTTSSSTPTSHGSDHLEDGGTTLCTLINKVSSLKFSNSGSLLGIKGLPSAVKDLAVSKLQGGGGSGSGSSSGQSPSASAAAAAAASGVGGSLCSSASHSSPCSQLEPAVSMSKKSRLDELQPSGEDWNSGGGGGLVSKPSRGWLHSNEKISGPGVTYIVKYLGCIEVLRSMRSLDFTTRSQITREAISLVCEAVPGTKGALRKRKPPSKALSSILGKSNLQFAGMSINLNISTSSLNLMTPDCKQIIANHHMQSISFASGGDPDTTDYVAYVAKDPVNRRACHILECSDGLAQDVISTIGQAFDLRFQQYLQCPSTKLSSTHDRVLNMEELPWTEEEEESAEHPYYNNIPGKMPPPGGFIDTRLTNQNAATDGCQMGPGSVDQTYYQGRHCENWGDDRRAFFMQQGSFDINSLPESKSQAPKTGEMPTYVNTQQIDAQVLAALQAEAENVTKGMAAAAKESPQKDLFDMKPFEDAIQSQSQPPSLGQVQSQMSGLHKAASVDNSSPLLVRSLAFRAQEELEGQTWYHGKMSRRDAEKLLRDDGDFLVRKSTTNPGSYVLTGMHNGLAKHLLLVDPEGTVRTKDHVFDSISHLIGHHRDNSLPIVSAGSELCLLQPVGRKQ; from the exons ATGCTTCACCGTACCAAATACAACCGCTTCAGGAATGAGTCAGTAACATCCGTCGATGAGCTTCTCCACGGCCTGTCCATGAACCCCAAGGTCTCGGCCACCCCCCAGTCTGCAGCCGAGACATCTTACACACCCCCGACTGAGGTTCagccctcctccaccaccacttCTTCCAGCACCCCCACCAGCCACGGCTCTGACCACCTGGAAGATGGAGGCACCACCCTCTGTACCCTCATCAACAAGGTGTCCAGCCTGAAATTCAGCAACTCAGGCAGCTTGCTCGGCATCAAGGGTCTGCCCTCGGCAGTCAAGGACCTGGCTGTGTCTAAGCTGCAGGGGGGTGGGGGATCAGGCTCGGGCAGCTCCAGTGGCCAGAGCCCCAGCGCAtcggcagcggcagcggcagcagccTCTGGTGTGGGCGGCTCTTTGTGCAGCTCGGCCTCCCATTCAAGCCCCTGCTCGCAGCTAGAGCCAGCTGTTAGCATGAGCAAGAAGAGCAGGCTGGATGAGCTCCAGCCCAGCGGAGAGGACTGGAAttcaggtggaggtggtggactGGTGAGCAAACCCTCCAGAGGATGGCTACACTCAAACGAGAAGATCTCTGGTCCAGGAGTGACATACATAGTGAAG TATCTGGGTTGTATAGAAGTCCTTCGGTCGATGAGATCCCTGGATTTTACCACGAGGTCACAAATAACAAG GGAAGCCATCAGCCTGGTGTGTGAGGCTGTTCCAGGGACCAAAGGAGCACTGCGAAAGAGAAAG CCACCATCCAAAGCTTTGTCCAGCATTTTGGGGAAAAGTAATCTGCAGTTTGCTGGTATGTCAATCAACCTAAATATCTCCACCAGTAGTCTCAACCTGATGACCCCCGACTGCAAGCAG ATCATAGCCAACCATCACATGCAGTCCATCTCCTTTGCATCAGGTGGAGACCCT GACACAACAGATTATGTTGCCTATGTAGCAAAGGACCCTGTTAACAGAAGAG CATGTCACATCCTGGAGTGCTCTGATGGACTTGCCCAGGACGTCATCAGCACCATCGGCCAGGCCTTTGACCTTCGCTTCCAGCAGTACCTGCAGTGTCCCTCAACCAAGCTGTCCTCCACACATGACAG GGTATTAAACATGGAGGAGTTGCCGTggacagaggaagaggaggagtcaGCAGAGCATCCTTACTATAACAACATCCCCGGCAAGATGCCTCCCCCTGGAGGCTTCATCGACACCCGGCTGACCAATCAGAATGCAGCAACAGATGGCTGCCAG ATGGGTCCAGGATCAGTGGATCAGACATATTACCAAGGGCGGCATTGTGAAAACTGGGGAGATGATAGAAGGGCCTTCTTCATGCAACAGG GATCATTTGATATAAACAGTCTACCAGAGAGTAAAAGCCAGGCACCAAAAACCGGAGAGATGCCCACGTATGTGAACACGCAGCAGATTGATGCCCAGGTGCTCGCAGCGCTCCAGGCAGAGGCAGAAAACGTGACGAAGGGCATGGCAGCCGCCGCCAAGGAGAGCCCACAGAAGGACCTGTTTGACATGA AGCCCTTCGAAGATGCCATTCAGTCCCAGTCTCAGCCTCCCTCCCTGGGGCAGGTGCAGTCACAGATGTCGGGTCTCCACAAGGCGGCGTCCGTGGACAACTCAAGCCCTCTTCTTGTGCGCTCGCTGGCCTTCCGGGcgcaggaggagctggagggcCAGACGTGGTACCACGGCAAAATGAGTCGCCGCGATGCTGAGAAACTGCTGAGAGACGATGGGGATTTCCTCGTCCGTAAGAGCACTACCAACCCAGGGTCCTACGTACTGACGGGCATGCACAATGGACTTGCCAAACACCTGCTGCTGGTGGACCCTGAGGGAACG GTACGGACAAAAGATCATGTATTTGACAGCATTAGCCACCTTATTGGGCATCACCGTGACAACAGTCTGCCGATCGTGTCAGCCGGGAGTGAACTGTGTCTCCTGCAGCCTGTTGGAAGGAAACAGTGA